Proteins found in one Candidatus Poribacteria bacterium genomic segment:
- a CDS encoding MBL fold metallo-hydrolase, whose translation MALLHCGNLTLEGKSSSAVATYVRVKELDLVFDLGRCPMNFIGIGNVFISHFHLDHYFGLPIYISQRWLSGIPPGNIYVPWKGSKQLMHILDRISALDTGRGWAYQITPVRIGEAIPFRQNLVAHILPGNHSVPAVSYLICEVRKKLKPEFQHLSGPDIVELKRSGVEVTTEVQLPLVAYLGDTRSIPIDAHPLLKQCKVLICECTFILPEHRTRAKKTMHLHLEMLPSMLADIESEHIVLTHFSRRYTPELIRQRIYNYLPPEERSRVQLFL comes from the coding sequence ATGGCATTGTTGCACTGTGGTAATTTAACACTTGAAGGAAAATCGAGTTCCGCCGTTGCTACTTACGTTCGCGTAAAGGAGCTAGACCTCGTCTTCGATTTAGGCAGATGCCCGATGAATTTCATCGGGATCGGCAACGTCTTCATTTCGCACTTCCATCTGGATCACTATTTTGGATTGCCTATCTATATAAGTCAACGTTGGCTTTCTGGTATACCGCCGGGGAATATCTATGTTCCGTGGAAAGGTTCTAAACAACTGATGCACATCCTCGATAGGATCTCCGCTTTGGATACAGGCAGAGGTTGGGCGTATCAAATCACGCCGGTTCGGATAGGTGAAGCAATCCCATTTCGGCAGAATTTAGTGGCACACATCTTGCCCGGCAACCATAGTGTCCCCGCTGTCTCTTATCTGATTTGTGAGGTTCGGAAAAAGTTGAAGCCGGAATTTCAACATTTGTCAGGACCGGACATCGTGGAATTGAAACGATCCGGTGTCGAGGTCACGACGGAGGTGCAATTGCCGTTAGTCGCGTATCTTGGAGATACACGGAGTATCCCGATTGATGCGCATCCGTTGCTGAAGCAGTGCAAAGTGCTAATTTGTGAATGCACGTTCATCCTACCGGAACATCGGACCCGTGCCAAGAAGACGATGCATTTACACCTTGAGATGTTACCTTCGATGTTAGCCGATATTGAGAGCGAACATATCGTTCTAACTCATTTCTCCCGTCGCTATACGCCAGAACTGATCCGTCAAAGAATTTATAACTATTTACCACCAGAAGAGCGTTCCCGCGTTCAGTTGTTTCTCTAA
- the mtnP gene encoding S-methyl-5'-thioadenosine phosphorylase: MRIGIIGGSGFYQMEGLTDIEEIEVETPFGKPSDALILGNLDGKPVVFLPRHGVGHRLLPSDINVRANIYALKTLGVEWLISVSAVGSLRQDIEPRHFVVPDQLYDHTKDRKSTFFGDGIAAHVSLAHPFCPQLSALLSTAATEVGTIVHNGGTYICMEGPAFSTQAESELYRHFGFDIIGMTAAPEAKLAREAEICYAVLACSTDYDCWHPEHDNVTTEMILDNVRFNVETSKKIVRAAVAKIPEEEGTCAYSNALQYALATHPDKISAAKRHQLKFLLDKYLA; this comes from the coding sequence ATGCGTATCGGAATTATTGGCGGCAGCGGTTTTTATCAGATGGAAGGCTTAACGGATATCGAAGAAATCGAGGTCGAAACCCCGTTCGGTAAACCCAGCGATGCTCTGATTCTGGGCAACCTTGATGGTAAGCCCGTTGTTTTCCTACCGCGGCACGGTGTTGGGCACCGATTACTGCCCTCTGATATTAATGTCCGTGCCAATATCTATGCTCTAAAAACGTTAGGTGTTGAGTGGCTTATTTCCGTCAGTGCAGTCGGGAGTCTACGACAAGATATTGAACCTCGCCATTTTGTTGTACCCGATCAACTCTACGACCACACCAAGGACCGAAAGTCTACCTTTTTCGGTGACGGTATCGCTGCACATGTCAGTCTTGCCCATCCTTTTTGCCCACAACTGAGTGCCCTTCTGTCTACAGCAGCTACAGAAGTCGGTACCATTGTTCATAACGGTGGCACTTACATTTGTATGGAAGGACCAGCGTTTTCAACACAGGCGGAGTCTGAACTTTATCGGCACTTCGGATTTGACATCATTGGTATGACCGCCGCGCCTGAAGCCAAACTCGCTCGCGAGGCTGAAATCTGTTACGCTGTCCTCGCATGTTCTACCGATTACGATTGTTGGCACCCCGAGCACGATAACGTGACAACCGAGATGATCCTTGATAATGTCCGTTTCAACGTTGAAACTTCCAAAAAAATCGTCCGAGCCGCTGTCGCCAAAATCCCAGAGGAAGAAGGGACCTGTGCCTATTCAAACGCACTCCAATACGCGCTCGCGACGCATCCAGATAAAATATCGGCTGCGAAGCGACACCAGTTAAAATTCCTCTTGGATAAGTACTTGGCGTAG
- a CDS encoding aminotransferase, with product MAKDYRQVDKAHVWHPLFQHQRLEETALAVLESAHGTTVVDVEGREYLDAYSALWNVNVGYGRQEIADAVYEQIQKLPYYPHSQINVPATILAEQLAACLPGDLNHVYFCNSGSEANETAIKIARQYGRQTYPGENRYKIISRYRGYHGFTYGAMSATGQARRRKAFEPLVPGFPHAHPPYCYRCPIGLDASTCGIACADDIERIIQGEGPETVIAIIAEPIIGGGGAIVPPDEYLPKLRQICDDYGLLLILDEVITGFGRTGKMFACEHWDVQPDLITLAKGLTSGYLPLGACVASTKVFNAFLGDTDENREFAQVCTYGGHPVACAAGIANLKILQEERLWENAEKVGTHLLSKLETLCELPIVGHVRGKGLMIGVELIETDGSHLATAKTNLIVGQLREKGVIVGKIGHAVEEPENIIYIAPPLILTEVEADRIFKTLRQVLIQEEF from the coding sequence ATGGCAAAAGATTATAGACAAGTCGATAAGGCACACGTATGGCATCCGTTGTTTCAACATCAACGCCTTGAAGAAACAGCGTTAGCCGTTCTTGAATCAGCACATGGGACAACGGTTGTGGACGTAGAAGGACGTGAGTACTTAGACGCTTACTCAGCACTCTGGAATGTCAATGTCGGTTATGGCAGGCAGGAGATCGCAGATGCAGTCTATGAACAGATACAGAAGTTACCTTACTATCCACACTCACAGATTAATGTCCCCGCAACGATTTTAGCGGAGCAGCTTGCTGCTTGCCTTCCGGGTGATTTGAATCACGTCTACTTTTGTAACAGTGGTTCGGAGGCGAACGAAACCGCGATTAAAATTGCGCGGCAATATGGCAGACAGACCTATCCGGGTGAGAATCGCTACAAAATTATCAGTCGGTATCGTGGATACCATGGGTTTACGTATGGAGCGATGTCGGCAACAGGACAAGCCCGAAGACGAAAAGCTTTTGAACCGCTTGTTCCGGGGTTTCCGCACGCGCATCCGCCCTACTGCTACCGATGTCCAATCGGTTTAGACGCTTCCACCTGTGGTATTGCCTGCGCCGATGACATTGAACGGATCATTCAAGGGGAAGGTCCCGAAACGGTGATTGCAATCATCGCCGAGCCAATCATCGGTGGCGGCGGTGCGATTGTGCCCCCTGACGAGTACCTCCCAAAACTCCGACAAATCTGTGACGATTACGGTTTACTCCTCATACTTGATGAAGTGATCACCGGATTCGGACGAACTGGCAAGATGTTCGCGTGCGAGCATTGGGACGTACAACCCGATCTCATCACGTTAGCAAAAGGGTTGACAAGTGGGTATTTACCACTCGGAGCCTGTGTGGCTTCAACAAAAGTTTTCAACGCGTTCCTCGGAGATACCGATGAGAATCGGGAATTTGCGCAAGTCTGTACTTATGGCGGACATCCGGTCGCGTGTGCTGCAGGGATCGCGAACCTGAAGATTCTCCAAGAAGAACGCCTCTGGGAAAATGCGGAAAAAGTCGGTACCCATCTGCTCTCAAAGTTAGAGACATTGTGCGAATTGCCTATTGTTGGTCATGTGCGGGGTAAAGGATTGATGATCGGTGTGGAACTCATCGAAACCGACGGTTCACATCTCGCAACAGCGAAGACAAACCTGATTGTCGGACAACTCCGTGAAAAAGGCGTTATCGTTGGAAAAATCGGTCACGCTGTCGAAGAACCGGAAAATATTATTTATATTGCACCGCCGCTTATTCTAACTGAGGTCGAGGCAGATAGGATCTTCAAGACACTACGCCAAGTACTTATCCAAGAGGAATTTTAA
- the argS gene encoding arginine--tRNA ligase, giving the protein MDTIKTEVYNIIEGAIHAAVDAGELAISEAPTIPFSPTKTPEHGDIATPIALGLAKQARMAPRNIAEIIVSHIDPDAHPIIRQIDIAGAGFINIHLSDNWLYDTLHTIAARQSAYGTCEKGAGKQVQIEFVSANPTGPLNIVSGRAAAVGDTLVNLLNAIGYNAIREFYVNDAGGQVQRLGESIDVRYRQALGEEGLEIPEGGYQGEYLQAFAQTIVETEGNACLQLETDERVALFRDKGIAHILGQQRTSLERFGVNFDVWSSEKAIRDSRKPEEIIQVFRENGYLYEAEGATWFRMTDFGDDKDCVVIKSDGEYTYFVPDAAYHRDKFDRGFTTVIDLLGPDHQGHITHLKNFVKGLGMPDDWLEIFIIQQVNLVNAEGNRLDMSKRRGQFYTLDTLIDELAETVGEQFAVDVARYFFLMRANSSHLDFNMELAITHASENPVFYIQYAHARCCSIFEQGVEHGITSKPIEEVSLKRLSEPMEHELIRKLAEFPSIVLLSAEAREAHRIPHYLHELSGIFHPYYNQHRVLDSADMEKTHARLILIQSVQTVLKNGLTLLGISAPTSM; this is encoded by the coding sequence ATGGATACAATTAAAACAGAAGTCTACAATATTATAGAAGGGGCAATCCACGCCGCAGTCGATGCTGGCGAACTCGCTATATCCGAAGCACCCACTATTCCGTTTTCACCCACCAAAACGCCTGAACACGGCGATATCGCCACCCCGATTGCATTAGGACTCGCAAAACAGGCGCGGATGGCACCGCGCAACATAGCCGAGATAATTGTTTCACACATAGATCCTGATGCACATCCGATCATCCGCCAAATCGACATCGCTGGTGCAGGCTTCATCAATATCCACCTCTCCGACAATTGGCTCTACGACACACTTCACACAATCGCAGCAAGGCAGTCGGCATACGGCACTTGCGAGAAAGGTGCCGGAAAGCAAGTCCAAATAGAGTTCGTTAGTGCCAACCCGACGGGTCCCCTTAACATTGTCAGCGGACGCGCCGCAGCGGTTGGCGACACGCTTGTTAATCTCCTGAATGCAATAGGTTATAACGCAATCCGTGAATTTTATGTCAACGATGCGGGGGGTCAGGTCCAACGACTCGGTGAATCCATTGATGTCCGCTACCGGCAGGCACTCGGTGAAGAAGGGTTAGAAATTCCAGAAGGTGGGTATCAAGGGGAATACCTACAAGCGTTCGCGCAAACTATTGTTGAAACCGAGGGGAATGCGTGCCTTCAACTTGAAACAGACGAACGCGTGGCACTCTTTCGAGATAAAGGGATTGCACACATCTTAGGACAACAAAGGACTTCTTTAGAACGTTTCGGGGTCAATTTTGATGTCTGGTCAAGCGAGAAAGCGATCCGAGACAGCAGGAAGCCAGAAGAAATTATTCAAGTGTTTCGCGAAAACGGATACCTTTACGAAGCAGAAGGGGCAACATGGTTTCGGATGACAGATTTTGGGGACGACAAGGATTGCGTTGTTATTAAGAGCGACGGTGAATACACTTATTTTGTACCCGACGCTGCCTATCACCGCGATAAATTTGACAGGGGATTTACGACAGTTATTGATCTGCTTGGACCCGACCATCAAGGACATATTACACACCTCAAAAATTTCGTCAAGGGACTCGGTATGCCCGATGACTGGCTCGAAATCTTCATCATTCAGCAAGTCAATCTCGTCAATGCAGAAGGCAACCGGTTAGATATGTCAAAACGGCGCGGACAGTTTTATACACTTGATACACTCATTGACGAACTGGCAGAGACGGTCGGTGAGCAATTCGCAGTGGATGTCGCCCGCTACTTTTTTCTCATGCGCGCCAACAGCAGCCACCTCGATTTCAATATGGAATTGGCAATCACACACGCCAGCGAAAACCCTGTTTTCTATATCCAATACGCCCATGCCCGATGCTGTAGCATTTTTGAACAAGGAGTTGAACACGGAATTACATCGAAACCTATTGAAGAAGTCTCCCTAAAACGGCTGAGTGAACCGATGGAACATGAACTGATCCGTAAATTAGCAGAATTCCCATCAATTGTGCTGCTGAGTGCGGAGGCGCGCGAGGCACATCGCATCCCGCATTATCTACATGAACTGTCGGGAATTTTTCATCCCTACTACAATCAACATCGGGTCCTGGATTCAGCAGACATGGAAAAAACGCACGCACGGCTTATCTTGATACAGAGCGTACAAACGGTGTTGAAAAATGGACTGACGCTTTTAGGCATTTCCGCACCTACCTCTATGTAA
- a CDS encoding M55 family metallopeptidase, whose protein sequence is MRVLIMSDMEGVSGIVVWDQVSGGAAMFEEGRHLYTEEINAAVRGAKAAGATEVVVVDCHGAGKGWTFNSLIPDKIHPDCEWVAHHGWGRYEDMWKDGCDACLLIGMHARNGTPDGVLCHTISSVQYRNLWFNDDLVGETGVNAALNGAYGVPIALVTGDAAVCREAKELLGDDLPTVAVKQGLSRFSARQLPPVRARQLIENAARDALTDLTRVKPYVPDAPTTIKIELGSVDKLAEFKGRSGVEITGPVSVESRAKDWLTAWNQFWPYV, encoded by the coding sequence GTGCGAGTACTCATCATGTCGGATATGGAAGGTGTCAGCGGTATCGTCGTGTGGGATCAGGTGAGCGGTGGCGCGGCGATGTTTGAAGAAGGTCGGCACCTTTACACGGAAGAGATCAACGCAGCAGTGCGGGGCGCGAAAGCCGCTGGCGCGACGGAAGTTGTCGTTGTGGATTGCCACGGGGCGGGGAAAGGTTGGACCTTTAATTCGCTTATCCCTGACAAGATTCATCCAGATTGTGAATGGGTGGCACATCATGGATGGGGACGCTACGAGGATATGTGGAAAGACGGTTGTGATGCGTGCTTACTCATCGGTATGCATGCCCGTAACGGCACGCCTGATGGTGTGCTCTGCCATACCATCTCCAGTGTGCAATACCGGAACCTCTGGTTCAACGACGATTTGGTGGGTGAAACGGGGGTGAACGCTGCGCTCAACGGTGCCTATGGTGTTCCGATCGCGCTTGTTACAGGCGATGCGGCAGTCTGCCGAGAAGCGAAAGAACTCCTCGGCGATGATCTGCCCACGGTCGCTGTTAAACAAGGGTTAAGTCGATTTAGCGCACGACAACTTCCACCCGTCCGTGCCCGTCAATTGATTGAGAACGCAGCGAGAGATGCCCTCACAGATTTAACGCGGGTTAAGCCTTACGTCCCTGATGCCCCAACGACAATCAAAATCGAACTCGGAAGCGTAGATAAACTCGCAGAATTCAAGGGACGGTCAGGCGTTGAAATAACGGGACCTGTCAGCGTTGAAAGCCGAGCAAAAGATTGGTTGACGGCGTGGAACCAATTCTGGCCCTACGTCTAA
- a CDS encoding VOC family protein — MAIFLHTRVRVSDLDGSIDWYCDHLGFKVLSRSDKSPAGNQIVHLELPGNAHTLELTYSPDFELQVQEDLMHFAIGVPDIVEFCDGLEKAGLEIWPDEWREQFTSGGMKMAFITDPDGYEVEILERADASGDPLDVLDES; from the coding sequence ATGGCAATTTTTTTACATACACGGGTTCGCGTCAGCGATCTTGACGGTTCTATCGACTGGTACTGTGATCACTTAGGATTTAAAGTCCTCAGTCGGAGCGATAAATCTCCGGCAGGCAACCAGATCGTACATCTTGAACTTCCGGGAAATGCACACACATTGGAACTAACCTATTCACCGGATTTTGAACTTCAGGTCCAAGAAGACTTGATGCACTTTGCTATCGGTGTCCCTGATATTGTCGAATTTTGTGACGGGTTAGAGAAAGCGGGATTGGAAATTTGGCCCGATGAATGGCGCGAGCAATTCACATCCGGCGGCATGAAAATGGCGTTCATCACCGATCCGGATGGCTACGAAGTCGAAATTCTGGAACGGGCAGACGCTTCCGGCGATCCGCTTGATGTCCTTGACGAATCTTAA
- a CDS encoding sulfatase-like hydrolase/transferase — protein MTRKTDRPNVLFIMSDQHRYDYLETAEDAPAALNTPNLRRLAEAGVSFPNCTVNAPVCAPSRIALASGLQPSRLGAVDNGSFLPATVPTYYQQLRDHGYRVGCVGKLDLAKPDGYNGRYGDRPRTYSWGFTHPEECEGKMHAGSSPTPIGPYTHYLEEKGMLKAFHEDYRKRSSGGWIKNGSHDSVLSTEDFADTYIGRRATEFIETIPDDFPWHMFVSFVGPHDPFDPPTEYGDKYRNEEMPPAIVDNMDGKPEWVKQRVVNVSPEDITVTRQQYCAATELIDDQIGEMLRALEQRGMLDNTYIIYSSDHGEMLGDHGLYTKSVAYEASLRVPLLVAGPGIPKNQISDSLVELIDLNPTICDFAGVPVLPRIDARSIAPLLRGETETHRSEMVSALRNFRCIRTATHKLIENYNDVTELYDLENDPVELHNIAQSERKIAGTLKGRLGRRFRSELVF, from the coding sequence ATGACTCGAAAAACCGATAGACCTAATGTTCTCTTTATCATGTCGGACCAACACCGATATGATTATCTCGAAACTGCTGAAGATGCCCCTGCTGCCCTCAATACCCCGAACTTGCGAAGGTTAGCGGAAGCGGGAGTGAGTTTTCCGAATTGCACAGTGAACGCCCCCGTCTGTGCGCCATCACGCATTGCGCTCGCCTCCGGACTGCAACCGTCTCGACTCGGAGCGGTGGACAATGGAAGTTTTCTGCCCGCCACCGTGCCGACCTATTACCAACAGCTCCGCGACCACGGCTATCGTGTCGGATGTGTCGGCAAACTTGATCTTGCCAAACCCGACGGCTATAACGGACGCTACGGTGACCGTCCGCGCACCTACAGTTGGGGATTCACACATCCAGAGGAATGTGAAGGCAAGATGCACGCTGGTAGTTCGCCAACACCTATCGGTCCCTATACCCATTACCTTGAAGAGAAAGGGATGCTTAAGGCATTCCACGAAGACTATCGGAAACGCAGTAGCGGCGGTTGGATCAAAAACGGTTCCCACGATTCTGTCCTCTCTACGGAAGATTTTGCTGATACCTACATCGGCAGACGCGCAACCGAATTTATTGAGACCATTCCCGACGATTTCCCGTGGCACATGTTCGTCAGCTTCGTTGGACCGCATGATCCATTCGACCCGCCTACAGAATACGGTGATAAGTATCGGAATGAGGAGATGCCGCCTGCTATCGTTGATAATATGGACGGAAAGCCTGAATGGGTGAAACAACGCGTCGTTAATGTCAGTCCAGAAGATATTACTGTGACACGCCAACAGTACTGCGCCGCGACGGAACTCATTGATGACCAGATCGGCGAAATGCTGCGCGCGCTTGAACAGCGCGGGATGCTTGACAATACCTATATCATTTATTCAAGCGACCACGGTGAAATGCTCGGTGACCACGGGCTTTACACCAAAAGTGTCGCTTATGAAGCGTCGTTGCGCGTACCACTTCTTGTTGCTGGACCTGGTATTCCAAAAAATCAGATTTCAGACAGTTTGGTTGAGTTGATTGATCTGAACCCTACGATATGCGACTTCGCGGGTGTACCGGTGCTGCCTCGGATTGACGCACGCTCTATTGCCCCTCTGCTTCGGGGTGAAACGGAAACGCACCGCTCCGAAATGGTGAGTGCGCTCCGAAACTTTCGATGTATCCGAACGGCGACCCATAAACTTATCGAAAACTATAACGATGTGACCGAATTATACGATCTGGAAAACGATCCCGTAGAGTTACACAACATCGCACAATCAGAACGCAAAATTGCTGGAACACTCAAAGGACGTTTGGGCAGACGGTTCCGGTCTGAGTTAGTTTTTTAA
- a CDS encoding M28 family peptidase has product MHTSHTYDAKLAYYHITQLAFPRLVDSVGEAEAQDYIVEQFTALGLDVSWEPFSFTKFPAEVLPRILSILFVPVVLFVPWFGERFPVLLCLACLLSLAIALFFTQWQKRLEGLYNVGKRCRTENIIAKNGVEQDANTPAFLFVAHYDSKSQVLPIAMRAISYGIAITGLLVLTTLMLIKLFAAVWLPNYIVWGVAGITSFCLLLLQINVTQNRSPGGFDNASGVGVMLEVARVVMARATKIPITFLATGAEEYGMCGALRYIQTHADEYDRENTYVINLDGLGVGDGVNLVTRYGIPPTRTTRSLSDLFRTSGEALGIQVSDRYLPIGVGLDSIPIASRGFETVTLTARGVGSVALKVHSKRDRSELLNTESLQQVGELIVDVIERT; this is encoded by the coding sequence ATGCATACAAGCCACACTTATGATGCAAAACTTGCATATTACCACATCACACAACTCGCTTTTCCGAGATTGGTGGACAGCGTCGGTGAGGCAGAGGCACAAGACTATATCGTCGAGCAATTCACGGCGTTAGGACTCGATGTTTCATGGGAACCGTTCTCGTTTACAAAATTCCCCGCCGAGGTATTGCCGCGTATTCTCTCGATTCTCTTCGTGCCGGTCGTTTTATTTGTACCGTGGTTCGGTGAACGATTTCCAGTACTTCTATGCCTCGCTTGCTTACTGAGCCTTGCTATCGCGTTGTTTTTTACCCAATGGCAAAAGCGGCTTGAGGGGTTGTATAATGTCGGTAAGAGGTGTCGTACGGAGAACATCATCGCAAAAAATGGAGTGGAACAAGACGCTAATACCCCTGCTTTTTTGTTCGTCGCGCACTACGACTCCAAATCACAGGTATTGCCGATTGCTATGCGCGCAATATCTTATGGTATCGCGATTACCGGGCTTCTCGTATTGACAACTTTAATGCTCATTAAGCTCTTTGCCGCCGTTTGGTTGCCTAATTACATCGTCTGGGGGGTTGCGGGAATTACGAGTTTTTGCCTGTTGCTTTTGCAAATTAATGTGACACAGAACCGCTCTCCTGGCGGGTTTGATAACGCTTCGGGTGTTGGTGTTATGCTTGAGGTGGCACGCGTAGTGATGGCGCGCGCAACAAAAATACCCATAACGTTCCTCGCTACTGGCGCAGAAGAGTACGGCATGTGCGGCGCACTGCGCTATATCCAAACGCATGCCGATGAATATGACCGAGAAAATACTTACGTTATCAATTTAGACGGACTCGGCGTTGGAGACGGTGTTAATCTCGTTACGCGCTACGGAATTCCACCAACTCGCACGACGCGGTCACTATCAGACCTGTTTCGTACATCAGGTGAAGCACTCGGTATACAGGTTTCGGATCGTTATTTACCTATTGGTGTCGGATTGGATAGCATTCCGATTGCGAGCCGTGGATTTGAAACGGTTACATTAACGGCAAGAGGTGTGGGCAGTGTCGCTTTAAAGGTACACTCAAAACGGGATCGGAGCGAACTGCTCAATACGGAAAGTCTGCAACAGGTAGGTGAGTTAATTGTCGATGTCATTGAACGTACTTAA
- a CDS encoding molybdenum cofactor guanylyltransferase, whose translation MSLNVLKKRLPVTGVILAGGKSRRMGQNKALIQLGDSPLIEHVIHRMRLIVDELLLITNTPAEYTHLGLPMHSDIIPDTGALGGIYTGLTYASHDVGVCVACDSPFLQPKLLSYLISILGEYDAVMPYTYSRNKDIGVTNRSHSTDQMILQTLCAVYSKRCLPVIEQMLNEPDLRVYALQERANILTVAPEIWKTYDSRGHSFFNVNTPEDFEKAQTLL comes from the coding sequence ATGTCATTGAACGTACTTAAAAAAAGACTTCCAGTCACAGGTGTTATTCTCGCTGGTGGTAAGAGTCGGCGGATGGGACAGAATAAAGCGTTGATACAACTCGGCGACAGTCCGCTCATCGAACATGTTATCCACCGCATGCGCCTCATTGTTGACGAACTTCTGCTTATTACCAATACACCTGCTGAATATACGCACCTCGGTTTACCGATGCACAGTGATATAATTCCAGACACTGGCGCGTTGGGAGGTATCTATACCGGTTTGACGTACGCTTCGCATGATGTAGGGGTCTGTGTCGCATGTGATAGCCCGTTTTTACAACCGAAATTGCTCTCCTATCTCATCTCTATTTTAGGTGAATATGATGCTGTGATGCCTTATACGTACAGTCGTAACAAAGACATCGGGGTTACAAACCGCTCCCACAGCACTGATCAGATGATCCTTCAAACATTGTGTGCGGTATATTCTAAACGTTGCTTGCCTGTTATTGAACAGATGCTGAATGAACCCGACTTGCGCGTCTATGCGCTGCAGGAACGCGCGAATATCCTGACCGTTGCACCAGAAATTTGGAAAACCTACGATTCCAGAGGTCATTCATTTTTCAACGTTAACACACCAGAAGATTTTGAAAAAGCACAAACTCTACTATAA